CGGTATCCGGGCGTTCGAGAAGCGCCTCGTCGAACGCCCTTTCGAGCGTGGCAAGGCGGTCACCCAGGGTCTCGCCGGGAAGGCAGGGGCCGCATTGCAGCCCCAGGACGCGGAGGCTCATTTCACACCACCGTCGATGGGCATGGTCGAAAAGCGCGGTTCGACGATGTCTGCAAACACCATGTCCGTCTTGATGTTGCCGACGAACTTCTGCATGGCGATCGCGTTGTCGAATGCCTTGGGCGTGATCTCGACGCCCTGCGGATAGACGTTGTTGGCGAGCATGCGCTTGACCGCAGTATCGACCACCGCAGCGTCCAGGCTCGGAAACTCCTTCCGCGCAACAGCCTGCGCCTTCTCGGGCGAGGTGTGCATCATCTTCAACGAGTCGCCGATCGCGCTCACGAAGCGCTTGACCAGGTCGGGATTGGAGTCGATGAGCTGCTGGGAGGTGTTGATGGTCGAGAAGGCATACTCCGGATAGTCCTTCGGGAATTCGTAGATGACCTTCAGCCCTTGGGAGAGGCCTTGTTCGACCTGGGGTTGATAGGCGACGGCGATGTCGGCGCGTCCGGCGATCACCGGACCCAGCTCGGATCCGTTCTGGACCTCGGTGACCGTGACGTCCGTCTGAGGGCTGAGCTTCGCATCTGCGATCATTCGCTTCAGAAGAGTGTTCGACGTTCCCGGGGCAAGGCCGACCACGACCTTCTTGCCCTTGAGGTCCGCCGGTGAGGAGAACTCGACCTCCTGGCGTGCCAGCACCCAGACGGGCGCGCTGTTTGCGACCGCGCTGATGGCTTTTGCCTTTCCGCCCTTCTCCTGAGCGAAGCCAACGTGTTCAGGTCCATGCACCGAGAACTGCGATTCGCCTGCCAGGACGGATGCCAGGGCCGTGGGTCCGGAACCTGCGGAGCGAACCACCGGTACATCGAGGCCGTGGTTCCTGAAATGGCCTTCATGTTTTGCCACGTAAACCGGCAAATAAAGCAGCGAATGGAAGGCCTCTGTAACGAGGATCGTATCCATCTTGTCGGCGGCGACTGCGGGCTGGTGAGCGAGCGCGGTGCCCAGGGCGATGGCGGAGAGGAGCTTCGAGACGGATTTCATTTTGAATTTCCTTCTGACGATGACGGGGAGGGATTACTTGCCGGACCACGAGAGGATGTTTTTTTCGATGCGCGAGACGATCACGTAGAGGGTGGTGGCGACGAGCATCAGGACGATCACGCCCACCCACACGGCATTGAGATTGAAGAGGTTGCCGGCCACGAAGATCATTCGGCCGAGGCCCTTGTCCGAGGCGATGAACTCGCCGCCGATCTCCGCGATCAGCGCGAAGCCGATGTTCAGGCGCAGTGCGGAGATGATCCACGGCAGGGTTGCGGGGATGACAAGCTTGGCGAAGATCTGGCGTCGCGTCGCTTTGAGCGAACGCATCAGATTCACGAGGTTGTCGTCGATCTGGTGCGTACCCTGGTAGGCCGACAGGAGGGCCACCACGAAGGTCGCCACGAAGGCCAGCGCGACTTTCGACAGCATTCCCGAGCCGAACCAGATGATGATCATCGGGGCGAGAGCGATCTTCGGAAGGCCGTTGAGCGCGACCATGAAGGGATCGATGACCCGCGCGACCTTGCTCGAGTACCACAGCGCCAATCCCGAGATCGAGCCGAGTACGCTTCCGAGCAGGAAGCCGACGACCGTTGCATAGACGGTGGTCAGGGTGTCGTCCAGCAACTGGCCGCTTTCGATCAGCCTGAGGGCTTCCTTGGCGATCCCCTCGGGGGACCCCATCAGGAAGGGATTCACCCAGCCGATGTTGACCGCCAACTGCCAGAGAGCAAGGACCGTGGCGATGATCGCGCCTCGCCAGAGATTGTCCGTGATGAACGGCGTGTTCTTGAGCTGGTTGAAGGTGAGCGCCTTGCGCCCCTTGGTTCCCCTGCCGGGGACGGTTGCCTGTGCGATAGCCATTAGTGTGCCGCTCCCATCTGGATGTCGAGGTCGGACCAGATCTGATCGAAGAACTCGTGGTATTCGGCGTCGCTGCGCGCCTTGAGACACGACCCGTGCTTGCGGGCCAGACCGACGTCGTAGATCTTCTTGACGGTCGTCGGGCGCTTGCTCATGACGGCGATCCGGTCGGACATCGAGATGGCCTCACCGATGTCATGCGTGATCAGCACCACGGTCTTGCCGAATTCGCGCAGGATCGAAACGATCTCTTCTTCGAGCACGAGACGTGTCTGGTAGTCGAGCGCGGAAAAGGGCTCATCGAGCAGGATCACGTCGGGATCGGTGATCAGGGTGCGGATGAGCGCGACCCGCTGCCGCATGCCCCCGGAGAGCTTGCTCGGGTAAGCCTCTGCGAAGTCTCCCAAGCCGTAACGCTTGAGATAGCGATGGGCGAGCTCATACCGCTCTTCCTTGCGCTTGCCTGCAATCTCGAGCCCCAGGCTGACGTTGTCGATGATCGTGCGCCATGGAAAGAGCAGATCGGTCTGCAGCATGTAGCCGATCCGGGCGGGGCGCTTGGCGTCCTGCTTGCCGTGCAGGGTGATGTGCCCGCCACTTGGCTCGAGGAGCCCGGCAATGATGTTGAACATCGTGGTCTTGCCGCATCCGCTCGGCCCGACGATGCTGATGAACTCTTTCTTGCGGATTCCGAGGGTGATGTCCCGAATGACCTCGATGAGCCCGCCATCTGCGTCCTGGAAGTGTTTCTTCACCCCTTGGAGAGAGACGGCGAGCTCGCCGCCCACAGGTCGATCCACTCGTGGCGGATCTGCAATCAATGCACTCATACGACGCTCCAACAGTCATCTGTCTATCGATACCAGCGGGAAGGATTACTTCCGCCAGTGCTGCTTGCTTTGCATGCCATCTTGTATTCAAGAATGCATGCACATCTAAGCGAGAGACGTGCCAGTTGCTTTTCTGCGTATGAAAAGTGCGATTAATCAGTCTTTTAGGTGGATTTCTTTCGCCCTTCAGGCGGGGCTGCGGGCGAAGTTGACCGCTGGCCTGGTCGCATATTGGTGCAGGTGCACATGAACGCGCCCCATTTCAATGCGCGCAGCCACTACGACGCTGAAGGGCTTGCTTGCGTGGAGCCGTCTCCGAACAGCGCTATCCGCAAGGGGCGAGAATGAGAAAAGGGCGGGGAACCCTGCCGGATTCGCCCGCCCCTTGCTGGTCGTCTGCCAGTTTTTACCTAGCAATTTGCCAATTTATGTCTCTCGCTACAACAACATCACACATCAATGTTCTGCGCATACAGCGCATTGCTCTCGATGAACGCCCTGCGCGGCTCGACGTTATCCCCCATCAGCGTGGTGAATATCTCGTCGGCGGCGATTGCGTCGTCGATCTGTACGCGCAGCAGGCGGCGCACGGCCGGGTCCATGGTGGTTTCCCACAACTGCTCGGGGTTCATCTCGCCGAGGCCCTTGTAGCGCTGCTTGCTGAGGCCGCGTTCGACTTCGGCGAGCAGCCAGGTGATGGCGTCGGCAAAACGGGTGACGGACTGGCGCTTCTCTCCGCGACGGATCTCGGCGCCCGGACCGATGAGACCGCTGATGGCTTCTGCGGCGTTGCGGATGCTGCGGTAGTCGCCGGACACGAGGAAGTCCTGTTCGACCCAGCCGAACTTGCGGTTGCCGTGGTGCAGGCGCTCGATGGTGAGGCGCCAGCCTTCGGATTCGTCGTGGTACTCGGCGTAGATCTGCAGGCCGTCGGGCAGGTGCGGCTGGATGCGCTCGGCGGAGGCGCGGGCGGCCGCTTCGTCGTCGAGGCTGACCTGGAGGTCGTGGGCCAGCATGACCTGCAGCACTTCGGGGTCGATGTAGCTGGCCAGGCGCCTGACGACGGCTTCGGCCAGCAGGTAGCTGCGGGCGAGGCCGCCGAGCGCCTCGTCGGTGATGGGGGCGGCGCCTTCGCGCGGCGTCAGGCTGGCGCCGTCGAGCGCGAGCTTGAGCAGGTGGCCGTTGAGCTCGTGGTCGTCCTTGATGTAGATCTCGGTCTTGCCGTGCTTGATCTTGTACAGCGGGGGCTGCGCGATGTAGATGTGGCCGCGTTCGACCAGTTCGGGCATCTGGCGGTAGAAGAAGGTGAGCAGCAGGGTACGGATGTGCGCACCGTCGACGTCGGCGTCGGTCATCAGGATGATGCGGTGGTAGCGCAGCTTCTCGGGCTTGTAGTCGTCCTTGCCGATGCTGGTGCCCAGCGCGGTGATCAGGGTGGCGATTTCCTGGCTCTGCAGCAGCTTGTCGAAGCGCGCCTTCTCGACGTTGAGGATCTTGCCCTTCAGGGGCAGGATCGCCTGGAACTTGCGGTCGCGACCCTGCTTGGCCGAGCCGCCTGCGGAGTCGCCCTCGACCAGGTAGAGCTCGCACAGCGCGGGGTCCTTTTCCTGGCAGTCGGCGAGCTTGCCGGGCAGGCCGACACCGTCGAGCACGCCCTTGCGGCGCGTCATCTCGCGTGCCTTGCGCGCCGCGTCGCGGGCGCGCGCGGCCTCGACGATCTTGTTGCAGATGGTCTTGGCGTCGATCGGGTTCTCGAGCAGGAAGTCGCCGAGCTTGTTGGCGACGACTTCTTCCACCGCCGGGCGGGCTTCCGACGAGACCAGCTTCATCTTGGTCTGGCTGGCGAACTTGGGGTCGGGCATCTTGACCGACAGCACGCAGGCGAGGCCTTCGCGCATGTCGTCACCGGTGATGTCGACCTTGGCCTTCTTGGCGATCTCGTTTTCTTCGATGTACTTGTTGATGACGCGCGTCATCGCCGCACGCAGGCCGGTGAGGTGGGTGCCGCCGTCGGCCTGCGGGATGTTGTTGGTGTAGCACAGCACCTGTTCCTGGTAGCTGTCGTTCCACTGCATCGCGACTTCGACCGTCAGCTCCGCGTCGTGCCCCTGCCCGGTGGGAATGCGGGTACTGCCTTGGGCGTAGAACACGTTGGGGTGAAGCACCGTCTTGGCGCGGTTGATGTACTCGACGAAGCCCTTCACGCCGCCGGCGAAGGCGAAGTCCTCTTCCTTGCCGGTGCGCTGGTCAACCAGGCGGATCTTGACGCCATTGTTGAGGAAGGAGAGTTCGCGCAGGCGCTTGGCGAGGATGTCGTAGTGGTACTCGACCGTGCCGAAGATTTCCTCGTCGGCGAGGTAATGGACCTTGGTGCCGCGCTTGGTGGTTTCGCCGATGACGCGCGGCGGGCTCACCTCGACGCCGTCGACGACCTCGATGACGCGGTTCTGCGGCTTGCCGCGCTCGAACTCCAGCAGGTGGCGCTTGCCGTCGCGGGCGACGGTGACGTGCATCCACTTCGACAGCGCATTGACGCAGGACACGCCCACACCGTGCAGGCCGCCGGACACCTTGTAGCTGTTCTGGTTGAACTTGCCGCCGGCGTGCAGCACGCACATGACGATCTCGGCCGCCGAGCGCTTGGGCTCGTGCTTGTCGTCCATCTTCACGCCGACCGGAATGCCGCGGCCGTTGTCGGTGACCGAGATCGAGTTGTCGGCGTGGATGGTGATGACGATGTCGTCGCAGTGGCCGGCCAGGGCCTCGTCGATCGAGTTGTCGACGACCTCGAACACCATGTGGTGCAGGCCGGTGCCGTCGGAGGTGTCGCCGATGTACATGCCGGGGCGCTTGCGCACGGCCTCCAGCCCTTCGAGCTGCTGGATGCTGGATTCGTCGTAGTCGTTGCCACCTTGCGGGGCCGGCGTGTTTTGCGGTTCGGACATGGTCATCTCGGTGATTCGTAAAGAACGGGGTGTTGCGGCGGGGCTTCGACTCAGATCCGCATCGGCATCACGACGTACTTGAACTTGTCGTTGCCCGGCAGCGTGATCAGCGCGCTGGAGTTGCCGTCGTTGAAGCGCCAGTCGACCGTCTCCGAGGAGAGGTTGTTGAGCACGTCGAGCAGGTAGGTGACGTTGAAGCCGATGTCGAGCTTGTCGCCCTGGTAGTCGATCTCGAGCTCGTCCTGCGCTTCTTCCTGCTCGGCGTTGGTCGACACGATCTTGAGCACGCCGTCCTCGAGCACCATGCGCACGCCGCGGAACTTCTCGTTGGTCAGGATCGCGGCGCGCTGCAGCGCGGCCAGCAGCGGCTGGCGGGCGAAGTTGACCAGCTTGGGATGGGCCTGCGGAATCACGCGCTCGTAGTCGGGGAACTTGCCGTCGATGAGCTTGGTGACGAGCTCGATCGGACCGAAGCGGAACACCGCCTGGTTGCCGGCGAGCACGATCTCCAGCGGGTCGTCGTTGTCGGCGAGCTGGCGGGCGAGTTCGAGCACGGTCTTGCGCGGCAGGATGGCTTCGGTGCGCGGGGTCACCGGGGCTTCGAGGTCTGACGCGGCATAGGCCAGGCGGTGGCCGTCGGTGGCGACCATGCGCAGCTCGCTGCCGTCGGCGATGATCAGCAGGCCGTTGAGGTAGTAGCGGATGTCCTGCTGCGCCATCGAGTACGACACCTGGGCGAGCTGACGCTTGAAGGTGCGCTGGCTGACCGTGATGCGGGCGGCGGCCTCGTCGGGCGGCGACAGGCGCGGGTAGTCGGCGGCGGGCAGGGTCTGCAGCTGGAAGCGGCTGCGGCCGGCCTTGACGGTGAGGCGCTTGTCGTCGAGCGTGAGGCTGATGTCGTCGCTGTCGGGCAGCGCGCGCAGGATGTCCTGCAGCTTGCGCGCGCCGACGGTGATCGACACGTCTTCGCCGCCGATGTGGCCGCCCGTGGTGGTGCGGATCTGGATCTCGATGTCGGTGGCGAGCATCGTGAGCTGGTCGCCGCGCTTCTCGATCAGCACGTTGGACAGGATCGGTAGCGTGTGGCGCTTTTCGACGATGCCGGCAACCGACTGCAGCGGGGCCAGGAGCGCATCGCGGGTGGTGGTGAGCAGGAGCATGGCGTCAGATCAGGCGTTGGGTTGATCGAAGGGTGGGTCTGGCTCAGCCCCGCAGGACCTGGGTGAGCACGTGGACGTCGTGGTTGAGCTGGTGGTCGCCGAGGCGCAGCTCGGTGATGGTACGGCAGGCGTGCAGGACAGTGGTATGGTCGCGGCCGCCGAAGGCCTCGCCGATGGCCGGCAGCGACATCGGCGTGAGCTCCTTGGCCAGCCACATCGCCACCTGGCGCGGACGCGCGATGACGCGCGTGCGCTTCTTGGAATGCATGTCCGCGACCTTGATCTTGTAGTAGTCGGCCACGGTCTTCTGGATGTGCTCGATCGACAGCTGGCGGTTGTGCGCGTGCAGCAGGTCCTTGAGCGCCTCCTTGGCGACTTCCAGCGAGATCTGGCGGCCGTGGAAGCGGGCGTAGGCGACGACCTTGTTGAGCGCGCCTTCGAGTTCGCGCACGTTCGAGCGCAGGTTCTTGGCGATCAGGAAGGCGACGTCGTCGTCGACGCTGACACGCAGCGCTTCGGCCTTCTTCTTGAGGATGGCGACGCGCATCTCCAGCTCGGGGGGTTCGATCTGAACCGTCAGACCCCAGTCGAAGCGCGAGATGAGGCGGTCTTCCAGGCCCTGGATGTCCTTGGGGTAGGTGTCGCAGGTGATGACGATCTGCTTGCGCGCCTCGGTGAGCGCGTTGAAGGCATGGAAGAACTCCTCCTGCGTCCGGTTCTTGTTGTTGAAGAACTGGATGTCGTCGATGATCAGCATGTCGAGCGAGCGGTAGTAGCGCTTGAACGCGTCGAAGCTCTTCTGCTGATAGGCGCGCACCACGTCGGCGTAGTAGTCCTCGACGTGCACGTAGCGCACCACCGCGCGCGGGTTGTGCCTGAACACCGCATTGCCGATGGCGTGCACCAGGTGGGTCTTGCCCAGGCCGACGCCGCCGTAGACGAACAGCGGGTTGTACGAGGTGCCCGGGTTCTGGGCCACCTGCATCGCGGCAGCGCGGGCGAGGTCGTTGGCGCGGCCGGTGACCAGGGTGTCGAAGGTGAAGTCCGGGTTGAGGCGGGTCTTCTCGTAGGCCAGTTCGAGGCCGGACGAGGCCGCGGCGGGCTCGGGCTCGCGGCTGGCGATGACGGCCGGCGCGCGCGGGGCACGCGATGGCGCGGCGGTATCCGCGGCAGCCGGCTGCTCGGCAGCATCGTGCGCACTCGGGGTGGTGCGTGCAGGCGCGGTCGTTGCGGTGGCCGTGGCGGGGCGGCTGGTGCGTGCGGTACTGACGGGCGGCAGCTGCAGTTCGATTTGCAGCGGACCACCGGTAAACGTCTCGCTCAGCTCGTGGATGCGGCTGAGGTAGCGCTCGCGGACCCACTGCAGGACGAAGCGATTGGGGGCGATCAGCCGGAACGTGCCGTCTTCGCCGGCTTCGGCCCGCAGGGTCTTGATCCAGGTGTTGTATTGCTGCTGAGGCAGCTCCTGCTCAAGGCGCGACAGGCAGAAAGGCCAGAGTTCTTCGGTCACGGCGGTTTCGGAATAAATGTGCGGCAATATAGTCAAGCGGTGCGCCGGACACGCTGCGGTGTACGGCGAACCGGCTTGTGGTGTGTGTTGTCTGAGGAGCCTGCATGGGCGGCCTCTCGACGTCGGCTTGGCGACGTCTGCCTTGACGGCGAGGCTCAGGAAGCCGACATTCTAACCCCGCAGGGGGGACTTATCCACAGGGCGTCCCAAAAATTGTTATTGACAAACATGGGATTATCCATTTAACTCTCGCGTTTGACCTAACACTGGCAGCCGATCATGAAACGCACTTATCAGCCCTCCGTTGTCCGTCGCAAGCGCACCCACGGCTTTCTGGTTCGCATGAAGACCCGTGGCGGCCGTGCGGTCATCCGCGCACGTCGTGCCAAGGGCCGTCATCGCCTCGCCGTCTGAGGTGACGCCGCTCACGAGCGCTGACCAGAGTTTCCGCAGCGCTCACAAATTGCACAAAACGGATGAGTATTCATCCGTTTTTGCTTTTCGGCGGGCCCTGCGTGGCCGCTTCTACATGCTCCACTACCGCCCCAACGGTCTCGATACGGCCCGACTCGGCGCGGTGGTCGCGAAGAAGCTCGCCAAGCGCGCCAACACGCGCAACCTGGTCAAGCGCATCGCGCGCGAATGCTTTCGGCGCAACCGCGAATCGCTGCCCGCGGTCGACATGGTTGTCCGTCTGCATGCGTCGGTCGCCACGGCGACACGTGCCGAGCTGAACCAGGATCTGCTTGCTCTGTTCCAAAGGCTGCCCCGGCAATGAAAACCGTCTTGATCGCCCTGCTGCGTTTTTACCGCTACGCGATCAGTCCCATGCTGGGGCGCAATTGCCGTTTTCACCCGACCTGTTCCGAGTACGCGATCGAAGCGGTGCAGCGCCATGGCGCCTTGCGCGGCGGCTGGCTCGCGGCCAAGCGGGTGGGGCGTTGTCACCCTTTCAATCCGGGCGGGTATGATCCCGTTCCCTGACCTGAGATAGAACGAATCCGATGGATCAACGCCGCCTCATCCTCTTCCTGATTTTCTCCTTCTCGCTGGTGATGCTGTGGGAAGGCTGGATCAAGCACAACAACCCGCAGCCGGCGCCGCAGGCGACCGCAGCGGCTGGCGTCGCCGCGACCGCCAACGCCGATGGTTCGGTGCCGACCCCGTCGGCCAGTCTGGGCGCGGGGCAGAGCGCCGTGCCGGGCGAGCAGGTGGCCACGGCCGCCGCGCCGCGCGTGGTGGTCGAGACCGACCTGCTGCGCGCCGAAGTCTCCGCTCAGGGCGGTGACATCGTTCGCCTGGCGCTCAAGCAGCACAAGGCCAGCGGCGAAACCGAGGCCGACTTCGTGCTGCTCGACGATGGCACCACCCGTCACCAGTACGCGGCCCAGTCGGGCCTGATCGGCGAAGGGCTGCCGACGCACAAGACGGTGTTCGCATTGCCGGGCAGTGCGTTGTCGCTGAAGGATGGTGAGGACAGCGTGGTCCTGCGCCTGCAGGCGCCCGAGCAGAACGGCATGCAGGTCACCAAGGTGATGACGTTCAAGCGCGGCAGCTATCTGATCGACGTCGCGTACGAGATCCGCAACGGCAGTGACCAGCCGATCGCGCCGCACGCCTATTTCCAGCTCACCCGCGACGGCAATCCGGCCGAGCAGGTCGAGGCCTTCGGCGTCACGACCTTCACCGGCCCGGCCGTCTTCACCGATGCCGGCAAGTTCCAGAAGGTGCAGTTCGACGACATCACCGATGGCGACGCCAAGTTCGTGAAGACCGCCAGCGACGGCTGGGTGGCGATGGTGCAGCACTACTTCGTCAGTGCATGGCTGCCGGAGCAGGGCGTGCAGCGTGAGTATTTCGCCCGCGCGCTGGGCAACAATCTGTTCTCCGCTGGCCTGATCATGCCGGTTGCAGCGATCGCGCCGGGCACCGAGGCGACCGTCGGTACCCGCCTGTACGCGGGGCCGCAGGAGCAGGACAAGCTCGAAGGCATCGCCCCGGGCCTCGATCTGGTGGTGGACTACGGCTGGCTCACGGTCATCGCCGCGCCGCTGTTCTGGGTGCTGTCCTGGCTTCACAGCCTGACCGGCAACTGGGGCTGGGCGATCATCCTGGTCACCGTGGCACTCAAGGCGATCTTCTTCCCGTTGTCGGCCGCGAGCTACAAGTCGATGGCCAAGATGCGCGTGCTCGGTCCGCGCCTGCAGCGCATGAAGGAGCTGTACGGCAACGACAAGGCCAAGATGCAGCAGGAGATGATGAATCTCTACCGCACCGAGAAGATCAATCCGCTCGGCGGCTGCCTGCCGATCCTGGTGCAGATCCCGGTGTTCATCGCGCTGTACTGGGTGTTGCTGGGCAGCGTCGAGATGCGCCATGCGCCCTGGCTGGGCTGGATCCAGGATCTGTCGGCCAAGGATCCGTACTTCATCCTGCCGGTCATCATGGGCGTGTCGATGCTGATCCAGATGAAGCTGAACCCGACGCCGCCGGATCCGATCCAGGCGAAGGTCATGATGGCGATGCCGATCATCTTCACCTTCATGTTCCTGTGGTTCCCGTCCGGCCTGGTGCTGTACTGGGTGGTCAACAACGTGCTGTCGATCGCCCAGCAGTGGCAGATCACGCGGATGATCGAAAGTGCAAAACCCGGCAGCAAGGCCGCCTGACACGATCGCGGCCATCGCGACGGCACCGGGCCGCGGCGGCATCGGTGTCGTCCGCGTCTCGGGTGCCCGCCTGCGTGACTTCGCGACGGCGCTCTGCGGCCGCGAGCCGCAGCCACGGCGGGCCGTGTTCACCGCCTTCCGCGACGCCGCGGGCGTCGCGATCGACGAAGGCATCCTGCTGTACTTTCCCTCCCCAGCTTCCTTCACGGGCGAAGATGTGCTCGAACTGCAGGGCCATGGCGGCCCGGTGGTCATGCAGATGCTGCTCGAGCGCTGCCTGGAACTGGGCGCCCGCCTGGCCGAGCCGGGCGAGTTCACCCGCCGCGCCTTCCTGAATGGCAAGCTGGACCTGGCTCAGGCCGAGAGCGTGGCCGATCTCATCGAGGCCTCGACCGCGGCAGCGGCGCGTTCAGCGGTCCGCTCCCTGTCGGGCCGATTCTCCGATGAGATCAGGCGCATCGTCGATGCGCTGATCGACCTGCGCATGCTGGTCGAGGCGACGCTGGACTTTCCGGAGGAAGAGATCGAGTTCCTCGAGCGCGCGCGGGCGATGCCGCGGCTCGACGAGATCCGTGAACACCTCGTAGGCGTGCTCGATCGCGCGCGTCAGGGCGCGCTGCTGCGCAGCGGCCTGAACGTGGTGCTCGTCGGCGAACCCAACGTCGGCAAGTCCAGCCTGTTGAATCAGCTCGCCGGCGAAGACCGCGCGATCGTCACCGACATTGCCGGCACGACGCGCGACGCGCTGCGCGAGACGATTCAGATCGAGGGCATCCCGCTGCACATCATCGACACCGCCGGCCTGCGCGAGACCGCCGATACGGTGGAGCGCATCGGCATCGAGCGGACGTGGCGCGAGATCGAGCGTGCCGACGTGATCCTGAGGCTGGTCGATGCAAGCGTGGTGGCCACGGATGCCGCGCTCGAGGCGATTGATGCCCGCCTGCCGCAAGCGGCCGAGCGCATCACCGTCGCCAACAAGATCGACCTGTGCGGCCTCGTGCCGGGCCGTTCCGAGGAGGGCGGACAGGTTCGCCTGCAGGTGTCGGCAAGGAGCGGCGCCGGCATGGACCTGGTGCGCGCCGAACTGCTGCGCATCGCCGGCTGGCACGCGCATGGCGAGGATGTCATCCTCGCCCGCGAGCGGCACCTTCACGCCTTGCGCGTGGCGTTGGCGCACGTGGATGCGGCTGCGACCCAGTCGGCGGCGCTCGAACTCTTTGCCGAGGAGCTGCGGCTGGCGCAGGAGAGTCTGGGCGAGATCACCGGCGAGTTTACGGCGGACGACCTGCTGGGGGTCATCTTCTCGCGGTTCTGCATCGGCAAGTGAGGCGGCACACCCGCGTCCGGTGTCTGACACATGAGACAAAGCCCGCTGCGTGCGGGCTTTGTCTTTGGCGCTTGCTGCGGCCGTCGGGGCTTACGAGAACATGTCCTCGTAGATCAGCCGCGCCCAGTTGAAGTCTTCCGGAATCGTGGCCGGCGAGCGTTCGTTGAAGTCCATCTGGGTCTGCTCGATGATGCCCTGGTCGTTTACCCTGTAGTCGAACTGGACCGAGATGCCTTCCTGCGGGTTGGTGTTCACCATCATGTAGCAGAGGTTGTCCGGTAGGATGTAGCTCGGTTCGCGCCCGGCTTCGCGCTCGGCGATGTAGCGTGCGACGATGCGTGCATGACGGTTGGCGACGTGCCCGGCCTTCGGGTAGAAGGCGAATTGCGGCGACACGAAACCGACTGCGTCGCCGATGACATAGACATCCTTGTCGTTGCGGTCGTGCAGGAAGAGTGGATCGACGTCGGCCCAGCCGCCGGGACGCCCGGCGCCGGGCTGTGGCACGACACCCGCTTTCCAGGCCAGATCGCCGGCCTGGTGCGGAGCCATCAGGATGGCGTGGTCGAAGCGGAAGTCGCCGGCCTCGGTCCTGATCTCCTTCTTGAACGGGTCGACTTCTTCGATGCGCGCATTCGGCACGTAGGTGATGATGTCCTTATAGAGCTCTTCGAACGCTGCGCGGAAGCCCGGACCGATGGGACGCACGCCGTCCTTATGATCGAGGATGATGATGCGCCCCGGGATCTTCTTCTGCTTGAACATCGAGGCGATGAGGCAGGCGCGTTCGT
This genomic window from Thauera humireducens contains:
- the dnaA gene encoding chromosomal replication initiator protein DnaA; the encoded protein is MTEELWPFCLSRLEQELPQQQYNTWIKTLRAEAGEDGTFRLIAPNRFVLQWVRERYLSRIHELSETFTGGPLQIELQLPPVSTARTSRPATATATTAPARTTPSAHDAAEQPAAADTAAPSRAPRAPAVIASREPEPAAASSGLELAYEKTRLNPDFTFDTLVTGRANDLARAAAMQVAQNPGTSYNPLFVYGGVGLGKTHLVHAIGNAVFRHNPRAVVRYVHVEDYYADVVRAYQQKSFDAFKRYYRSLDMLIIDDIQFFNNKNRTQEEFFHAFNALTEARKQIVITCDTYPKDIQGLEDRLISRFDWGLTVQIEPPELEMRVAILKKKAEALRVSVDDDVAFLIAKNLRSNVRELEGALNKVVAYARFHGRQISLEVAKEALKDLLHAHNRQLSIEHIQKTVADYYKIKVADMHSKKRTRVIARPRQVAMWLAKELTPMSLPAIGEAFGGRDHTTVLHACRTITELRLGDHQLNHDVHVLTQVLRG
- the rpmH gene encoding 50S ribosomal protein L34 produces the protein MKRTYQPSVVRRKRTHGFLVRMKTRGGRAVIRARRAKGRHRLAV
- the rnpA gene encoding ribonuclease P protein component produces the protein MTPLTSADQSFRSAHKLHKTDEYSSVFAFRRALRGRFYMLHYRPNGLDTARLGAVVAKKLAKRANTRNLVKRIARECFRRNRESLPAVDMVVRLHASVATATRAELNQDLLALFQRLPRQ
- the yidD gene encoding membrane protein insertion efficiency factor YidD, whose product is MKTVLIALLRFYRYAISPMLGRNCRFHPTCSEYAIEAVQRHGALRGGWLAAKRVGRCHPFNPGGYDPVP
- the yidC gene encoding membrane protein insertase YidC produces the protein MDQRRLILFLIFSFSLVMLWEGWIKHNNPQPAPQATAAAGVAATANADGSVPTPSASLGAGQSAVPGEQVATAAAPRVVVETDLLRAEVSAQGGDIVRLALKQHKASGETEADFVLLDDGTTRHQYAAQSGLIGEGLPTHKTVFALPGSALSLKDGEDSVVLRLQAPEQNGMQVTKVMTFKRGSYLIDVAYEIRNGSDQPIAPHAYFQLTRDGNPAEQVEAFGVTTFTGPAVFTDAGKFQKVQFDDITDGDAKFVKTASDGWVAMVQHYFVSAWLPEQGVQREYFARALGNNLFSAGLIMPVAAIAPGTEATVGTRLYAGPQEQDKLEGIAPGLDLVVDYGWLTVIAAPLFWVLSWLHSLTGNWGWAIILVTVALKAIFFPLSAASYKSMAKMRVLGPRLQRMKELYGNDKAKMQQEMMNLYRTEKINPLGGCLPILVQIPVFIALYWVLLGSVEMRHAPWLGWIQDLSAKDPYFILPVIMGVSMLIQMKLNPTPPDPIQAKVMMAMPIIFTFMFLWFPSGLVLYWVVNNVLSIAQQWQITRMIESAKPGSKAA
- the mnmE gene encoding tRNA uridine-5-carboxymethylaminomethyl(34) synthesis GTPase MnmE — encoded protein: MQNPAARPPDTIAAIATAPGRGGIGVVRVSGARLRDFATALCGREPQPRRAVFTAFRDAAGVAIDEGILLYFPSPASFTGEDVLELQGHGGPVVMQMLLERCLELGARLAEPGEFTRRAFLNGKLDLAQAESVADLIEASTAAAARSAVRSLSGRFSDEIRRIVDALIDLRMLVEATLDFPEEEIEFLERARAMPRLDEIREHLVGVLDRARQGALLRSGLNVVLVGEPNVGKSSLLNQLAGEDRAIVTDIAGTTRDALRETIQIEGIPLHIIDTAGLRETADTVERIGIERTWREIERADVILRLVDASVVATDAALEAIDARLPQAAERITVANKIDLCGLVPGRSEEGGQVRLQVSARSGAGMDLVRAELLRIAGWHAHGEDVILARERHLHALRVALAHVDAAATQSAALELFAEELRLAQESLGEITGEFTADDLLGVIFSRFCIGK
- a CDS encoding NAD(P)/FAD-dependent oxidoreductase, giving the protein MTQQTSHPRRRFLAAAGGIAAAAAAAAPTLAMGASPSPDTARALPFLIGRSTDTLAPRGKNPRVVICGGGWGGVTAAKYLRQYAPHLEVVLLERNPVFFSCPMSNKWLVDAVDTQFLTHDYLAVAEKYGYRFIQTEILEIERDRKAVVTAAGSIAYDYLIIAPGIRYNYEAWFANDRRMAEATRARFPAAYIPNAEHFHLKNALHAFKGGDLVMTLPPPPQRCPPSPYERACLIASMFKQKKIPGRIIILDHKDGVRPIGPGFRAAFEELYKDIITYVPNARIEEVDPFKKEIRTEAGDFRFDHAILMAPHQAGDLAWKAGVVPQPGAGRPGGWADVDPLFLHDRNDKDVYVIGDAVGFVSPQFAFYPKAGHVANRHARIVARYIAEREAGREPSYILPDNLCYMMVNTNPQEGISVQFDYRVNDQGIIEQTQMDFNERSPATIPEDFNWARLIYEDMFS